A part of Synergistaceae bacterium genomic DNA contains:
- the frr gene encoding ribosome recycling factor, translating into MPKTVVKSLREKMDKALEFLGGEYLAIRTGRAHPGLVSDIKVDYYGNQTPLKQMANITIPESRKIQILPFDRGSLKAVEKAILASNLGITPQNDGESVRLTLPELTRERRQDLVKLVSKKAEEAKVVMRNQRRDAVEALKKMEKDSKITEDDLKKFSKDVQDITDDFIKKIDDAFKVKEKEILEE; encoded by the coding sequence ATGCCAAAGACCGTGGTAAAAAGTTTGCGGGAAAAGATGGACAAGGCTCTGGAATTTTTAGGCGGAGAATACCTGGCGATACGCACGGGGCGCGCGCATCCGGGGCTAGTCTCCGATATCAAGGTGGACTACTACGGTAACCAAACGCCTCTGAAGCAAATGGCCAACATCACGATTCCCGAAAGCCGTAAAATCCAGATTTTACCTTTCGACCGCGGCAGCTTGAAGGCGGTGGAAAAGGCGATTTTAGCGTCTAACCTGGGCATCACGCCCCAGAATGATGGGGAATCCGTCCGTTTGACCCTACCAGAGTTGACGAGAGAGCGCCGTCAGGATTTAGTAAAGCTCGTGAGCAAAAAGGCGGAAGAAGCCAAGGTCGTCATGCGCAACCAGCGCCGAGACGCCGTCGAAGCGCTGAAAAAAATGGAAAAAGACTCCAAGATCACGGAGGATGACCTGAAAAAATTCAGTAAAGACGTTCAAGACATTACAGATGATTTTATCAAGAAAATAGACGACGCTTTTAAGGTGAAAGAAAAGGAAATTTTGGAGGAATAG
- a CDS encoding protein-glutamate O-methyltransferase CheR has product MEEPNIYNSPDYEIFKQKLRKIIDLDLNSYKNQIHRRVHMLKDRWNVKTYDDYFSMIKNDDKKLREFLDYLTINVSEFFRNDRQWWKLRDQIIPEMIGKRGHKRLKLWSAGCATGEEPYSLAILSSVCGLDSTISVLACDIDQGALAIAQKGQYLKRQLLNAPPDYLHKYFTTSDGGETYQVNAEIKRRVTWKRFNMIDDAFGSGFDIILCRNVVIYFTPETKEALYVKFYNALAPGGYFLVGSTEQIFEYKKIGFENAGPFLYVRK; this is encoded by the coding sequence GTGGAAGAACCTAATATCTATAACTCGCCCGATTACGAAATTTTCAAGCAAAAGCTGCGTAAGATTATCGATTTGGACTTAAATTCTTATAAGAACCAGATCCATCGGCGGGTACATATGCTGAAAGATCGTTGGAACGTCAAAACCTACGATGATTATTTCAGCATGATCAAAAACGACGACAAGAAGCTCCGGGAGTTTTTGGACTACCTGACTATCAACGTTTCGGAGTTCTTCCGCAACGACAGGCAGTGGTGGAAGTTGCGCGACCAGATCATCCCTGAGATGATCGGAAAACGGGGACACAAACGCCTCAAGTTATGGAGCGCCGGGTGCGCCACGGGAGAAGAACCCTACTCTTTGGCAATTTTATCATCCGTTTGCGGCCTAGACTCTACTATTTCCGTGCTGGCCTGCGACATCGACCAGGGAGCCTTGGCAATCGCGCAGAAAGGGCAGTATTTGAAGCGGCAACTCCTGAACGCCCCCCCTGATTACCTCCACAAGTACTTCACCACTTCCGACGGGGGGGAAACTTATCAGGTTAACGCCGAAATCAAGCGCCGAGTGACATGGAAGCGTTTCAACATGATCGACGACGCTTTTGGATCGGGGTTCGACATCATCCTCTGCCGCAACGTGGTTATCTATTTTACGCCGGAGACGAAGGAGGCCCTTTACGTGAAATTTTACAACGCTTTGGCTCCGGGAGGGTATTTCCTGGTTGGTTCTACCGAACAGATTTTTGAGTATAAGAAAATAGGTTTCGAGAACGCGGGACCGTTTTTGTACGTGCGGAAATAG